Below is a window of Anaerobacillus alkaliphilus DNA.
CCGTCATGACAGTTGCGGGATTATTATTAATAAGGACCACTTCACAACCCTCTTCTTTTAACGCAAGGCAAGCTTGGGTTCCCGCATAATCAAATTCAGCCGCCTGCCCAATCACTATTGGGCCAGAGCCGATGACTAATATCTTGTTAATGTCTTGACGCTTAGGCATATGCTTTTTCTCTCCTCTTGCTACTCATGTCCGTTAGAAAGTGTAAAAAGATCTCTTCTGAATCTGAAGGTCCTGGATGGGCCTCTGGATGAAACTGTACTGATGTGATTGGGTACTGTTTATGTGACATACCTTCAATCGATCGATCGTTAATATTTATATAACGTGGGATAAACCCTGTCTGTTTTAAACTTTCGTCAGTAACGAAGTAACTATGGTTTTGAGAAGTAATGTAGACTTTCTTTGTAAATAGGTCTTGAACTGGTTGGTTTGCGCCTCTATGTCCAAACCGTAGTTTCTCCGTATTCCCACCAAACGCTAACGCTAACAATTGATGACCCAAACATATTCCCATCGTAGGATACATTGTTGCTAACCTCTTGATTTGTGGTGCCAAATGTAACAATTTCTTTGGATTACCTGGTCCATTAGATAACAAAATTCCATCTGGTTGAAGACTCTGAATTGTTTTTTCATCTGTATCAAAAGGAACAACAGTTACTTTACAACCCAATTGAACTAAATTGGATAGAATTGATTTTTTATAACCAAAATCAATCATGACAACATGATATTCTCCATCACCGTACGTTTCCATTTCTGTAATTGAAACCTCTTCGACAAGATTTCTTGTTTCAATTCCTTGTTTTGTACTAAAATCAACCGTCTCCAAATTGGTTGTAATGATTGCGCCCATATCACCTAATTCACGAATCCTTTTTACAACCGCTCTTGTATCAACTCCTACTAATATCGGAATAGAGTGCTTTTTTGCATATTCAGTTAACGGCTGCTTCGCTTCGTAATGGTAGCCTTGATTCCTACATCCTTGCATAATTAATGCTGAAGCTTGAGGGATTTTACTTTCTTGATCGCTCCCGTTAATTCCATAATTACCGATCAGAGGGTACGTAAATACAACAATCTGTCCTTTAAAAGAAGGATCAGTAATCACTTCTTCATATCCGGTCATGCCAGTAAAAAAAACTGCCTCACCATAAACCTCTTGGTCATTCCCTAATAACTCACCTTCAAAGAATTCACCTGTTGATAAAACGATATATCCCTTCACATTACTTTCTCCTCTCTGCTCACCAACGAATAATAATTACAACACATTGAATTTTTATTCATCTGTAGGTAAAAAAAATGATCTATTATACTGGTATTTTATTTAATTCTAAAGCAATTAAACTAATAGCCTGATCTAGTTCTTCATAAGAAACAGTTAATGGTGGTAGTAGACGTAAGACATTTGGTCCTGCATTTAATACAAGTAAACCATTATTTCTTAATGATCCAATAATCGGAGTAACATCCTGATTACATTCAATTCCTATCATTAAACCTTTTCCACGAATTTCTTTAACCATAGTTGTTGAATTAAGCTTTTCAGTTAGTTTTAAAAAGAAGTAACT
It encodes the following:
- a CDS encoding carbamoyl phosphate synthase small subunit, which encodes MKGYIVLSTGEFFEGELLGNDQEVYGEAVFFTGMTGYEEVITDPSFKGQIVVFTYPLIGNYGINGSDQESKIPQASALIMQGCRNQGYHYEAKQPLTEYAKKHSIPILVGVDTRAVVKRIRELGDMGAIITTNLETVDFSTKQGIETRNLVEEVSITEMETYGDGEYHVVMIDFGYKKSILSNLVQLGCKVTVVPFDTDEKTIQSLQPDGILLSNGPGNPKKLLHLAPQIKRLATMYPTMGICLGHQLLALAFGGNTEKLRFGHRGANQPVQDLFTKKVYITSQNHSYFVTDESLKQTGFIPRYININDRSIEGMSHKQYPITSVQFHPEAHPGPSDSEEIFLHFLTDMSSKRREKAYA